The Candidatus Methylomirabilis tolerans genome contains a region encoding:
- a CDS encoding response regulator, with protein MHVMLCSNNVELVGAASRAFSEDGYRLTVCECGLEALGIVEVMDADLLILDLDTPGLDGLLIVAAVKELAPTLPIVAVSTKPQVDARAVSHKGVSYATLPSGSAGTMQLLLTGLVQTERTRFPSNAGSVDRS; from the coding sequence ATGCATGTCATGCTGTGTTCTAATAATGTGGAGCTGGTGGGCGCGGCGTCCAGAGCGTTCAGCGAGGACGGGTATCGTCTGACGGTCTGTGAATGCGGGCTGGAGGCTCTGGGGATCGTTGAGGTCATGGATGCCGATCTCCTGATCCTGGATCTGGACACGCCAGGGCTTGACGGCCTTCTGATCGTCGCAGCCGTCAAGGAGCTGGCCCCGACGCTTCCGATTGTGGCGGTTTCGACGAAGCCTCAGGTGGATGCGCGGGCCGTTTCCCACAAAGGAGTCTCATATGCGACGCTACCGTCAGGATCTGCCGGGACGATGCAGCTTCTCTTAACCGGGTTAGTACAGACCGAAAGGACCAGGTTTCCATCCAACGCGGGATCAGTGGATAGATCATGA